In Halobaculum sp. MBLA0147, the genomic window CGTCGATCACTGACCGACACGATCTCACTCGTCGGCACCCAGCAGACGGCTCAGGAGTTGTGCAATCGCCAACGGAATCGCAACCGGGCCGACGGCACTGACGAATTCTTTAAACGCGGCAGTAAGTCCGGGCCAGTCTCGTGAGGGCCCCAGAAAGACCAACAGCGGTTGATCCGGCGGTCCGTAAACGTCCACTTCTCGGCCTCGCTTGGAGTAGTGTGTGTCCAGCACCGTTATTAACCCCGTTTCTTCGAGGTTATCCAGATGGTACATCGCATTTTGAACCGACATATCCAGTTCCTCCGCGACATCTTGTGCCGACAACGGTTCCTCGTTCACCGCGCGAAACACCGCTTGGCTCGTCTCCGAGGAGAGTTGTCGAAGTACTTCCTCGGTGTACTCGTCATCTAAACAAAGCAGTCGTGGGTCTTCGTCACGGTCAATCGTGAGTTCCGGTCGTTCTCCGAGTAGCCCCATAGCCACCCCAAGGAACGGAACACAAATATCTGGTTGTTTTGGTTCAAACCCTTTCGAACCTACGCCGCCGGCGAGTTTGAGCGGGCGATGCTGGACGTACGCGCAAGCGATGGTGAATTCGCACCTGAATAGCCAGGGAAATAAGAAGTTAAGACATCAGAATAATAAGATCAGTCTATAACATGTGCGTAGTAATTGAACATGTCTGTATACGTTGGGTCAACGGTAGTCACGTTCTGTTCGGCGTCGGTCCCCATCTTGTCGAGGAACCCGCGCCGTTGTGACCCGTCGGCGAAGATCCGATCCTCGGGAATGAGTGTGTCAATGGGGGTGTCGCCGGTGGATTGGACGACCGGCGGGACAGCCTCACGCAGCGACTCCGGTGAGCCTTCGGTGACGACACTTCCCTGGGTAACAAAAGCGATCCTATCCGCGAGTTCCGCGTCCTGGGGCGCGTGGCTCGCAAGAATAATCGTCCGCCCGTCGGCCCGCAGTCCGGCGAGCACATCTCGAACCGTCGCCATCACTGAGAGGTCAAGCTCTGCGGTCGGCTCGTCAAGCAGGTATAATGGTACGTCGGGGGCCAGCGCGATTGTCAACTCAAGTTTGCGAACCATCCCGCCGGAGTACTCGGCGACAGGCCGATCTAACTCCGCCGCGATGTCGAACCGTTCGACGAGTTCCTGCCACCGATCTGTCCACTGGGGATGTAGGTCGCTGTAGAACGCGATATTCTCACGTCCTGTGAGGTTTGGATCGGCAGTTCGTCCTTGCGGTAGAACGCTCGTTTGGAGTCGGACCGGCCGCTCTGACGGGGCGTACTGGTCGAACACCTGGACATGGCCGCCGTCTGGAGACGAATCACCGGACAAACACGAAAGGAGTACAGACTTGCCAGCGCCATTGGGACCGAGCAACGCGACAA contains:
- a CDS encoding ArsR/SmtB family transcription factor; this translates as MGLLGERPELTIDRDEDPRLLCLDDEYTEEVLRQLSSETSQAVFRAVNEEPLSAQDVAEELDMSVQNAMYHLDNLEETGLITVLDTHYSKRGREVDVYGPPDQPLLVFLGPSRDWPGLTAAFKEFVSAVGPVAIPLAIAQLLSRLLGADE
- a CDS encoding ABC transporter ATP-binding protein; amino-acid sequence: MVLLEATGVRKTFEGRPVLDGIDLNVGRDEIVALLGPNGAGKSVLLSCLSGDSSPDGGHVQVFDQYAPSERPVRLQTSVLPQGRTADPNLTGRENIAFYSDLHPQWTDRWQELVERFDIAAELDRPVAEYSGGMVRKLELTIALAPDVPLYLLDEPTAELDLSVMATVRDVLAGLRADGRTIILASHAPQDAELADRIAFVTQGSVVTEGSPESLREAVPPVVQSTGDTPIDTLIPEDRIFADGSQRRGFLDKMGTDAEQNVTTVDPTYTDMFNYYAHVID